A single window of Rubripirellula lacrimiformis DNA harbors:
- a CDS encoding efflux RND transporter periplasmic adaptor subunit yields MTRRMGSRIGWWIVIAGIGGLIAYGFIPQPIEVETAAPTIGSLAISVNDDGETRIREKYVLSAPVSGKMLRVELDAGDPVMAGQTEIARIQPSDPSLLDARTRAEAQARVRVTTAAYGQAYTVVNRAEEALKLAEQEFERAQKLLPNRAISQSEYDAAENRLRLARADVRSAESALRVAQYEIDQAEATVRYIKSTFDPNDDNFFTLVSPISGKVLEVYREDSGVIASGTPVVRIGDPTDLELVIDVLSTDAVKVQPGSPVIVEHWGGDAPLDAVVRLVEPSAFLKVSALGVEEKRVNVIADFVSPFEDRESLGDGYRIEAQIIIDETPTDALKVPAGVLFRDGERWQAYRVVAGLAELVTVDVGRSNGMETEIIAGLSPDDVLVMHPTEAIQPGAKVAPQSDLPPRQ; encoded by the coding sequence ATGACGCGACGAATGGGAAGCAGGATCGGATGGTGGATCGTCATCGCGGGAATCGGTGGCCTGATCGCCTATGGATTCATCCCGCAGCCAATCGAAGTCGAAACCGCTGCGCCGACGATCGGTTCGCTGGCCATCTCGGTCAATGATGATGGCGAAACTCGGATTCGTGAAAAGTACGTCCTATCAGCACCCGTGTCGGGAAAGATGTTGCGAGTCGAATTGGATGCCGGCGACCCGGTGATGGCGGGCCAGACCGAGATCGCTCGGATTCAACCGTCCGACCCCTCTTTGTTGGATGCGCGGACGCGTGCCGAGGCACAGGCACGGGTGCGAGTCACCACGGCGGCATACGGGCAAGCCTATACGGTCGTGAATCGAGCCGAAGAAGCGTTGAAATTGGCAGAGCAAGAATTCGAAAGAGCACAAAAACTGTTGCCCAATCGAGCCATTTCGCAATCCGAGTACGATGCGGCAGAGAACCGTCTGCGGCTTGCCAGAGCCGATGTCCGTTCAGCTGAATCAGCCCTACGGGTGGCCCAATACGAGATCGATCAAGCCGAAGCGACGGTGCGCTACATCAAAAGCACATTCGATCCCAACGACGACAACTTTTTCACTTTGGTTTCTCCCATCTCAGGCAAGGTGCTAGAGGTCTACCGCGAAGACTCGGGTGTGATCGCATCGGGCACCCCGGTTGTCCGCATCGGAGACCCGACGGATTTAGAACTGGTCATCGATGTGTTGTCGACCGATGCGGTCAAGGTGCAACCGGGATCCCCCGTGATCGTTGAACATTGGGGCGGCGATGCACCACTGGACGCCGTCGTGCGATTGGTCGAACCCTCGGCATTCCTGAAAGTATCGGCACTTGGCGTCGAAGAGAAACGCGTCAACGTGATCGCGGACTTCGTGAGCCCCTTCGAAGACCGGGAATCACTCGGCGATGGCTATCGAATCGAAGCCCAAATCATCATCGATGAAACACCGACCGACGCGTTGAAGGTCCCCGCCGGAGTCCTGTTTCGCGATGGCGAACGATGGCAGGCCTACCGCGTGGTCGCGGGCTTGGCGGAACTGGTCACGGTGGACGTCGGCCGATCCAACGGCATGGAAACCGAGATCATCGCTGGCCTAAGCCCCGACGACGTCTTGGTGATGCATCCCACCGAAGCGATCCAGCCCGGTGCGAAAGTGGCCCCCCAATCGGACCTCCCCCCTCGCCAATAA
- a CDS encoding ABC transporter permease, with protein MNRLLMADLKRMWRQGLAISILLGCGIALFVMTNSSMLSLQRTRDQYYRDYRFADLFTVLVRAPHSLAERVRDVPGVQDVQSRIVRDVLLDIPDMVEPASCRLVSIDTREATPMNGIHLLLGRFPQDQDRSEVIVSELFAAGHGFRPGDTLNCIMGGRKQTLRIVGIGMSPEFVYVVQPGMLITDDRRFGVVWMPRRQMEAAFNMEGAFNQLSIQLQPRGNADEVILQVDRLTRPYGGTGAYDREDQISHRRVADEMAQMKTMAFVTPAIFLAVSAFLCNIVFTRLVNQQTEQIATLRAFGYRAREIGWHYTQMVMLLVSIATLIGWAVGWRLSWWMTSEYVKFFRFPTVDNQFAAGHALAAVGIGAGAAMIGTFAAIRKATRLQPAEAMRPAAPKDYRGLIAERTGLSKLLSPVGRMVVRRLETNRLATTLAVLGMGLAVAVLVLGSYMQNTIDFVMQFQFQKSQHQDVMLTFVDTMSESSIHDVMHLPGVTAAEPYRSVPVRLRNGVRSRRVGLMGLDDQPTLYRILDDHEQPVSFPVRGGLTISEKMAQLLDAQLGETVWLDILDRTQASHQIEIAKVFPNFTDPSAYLNRYQLHQLLEESQQYSGAFLSVDSDQMIDFYREVKQMPSIAGVVDKHAAEASFRETVAGSTSLMRIVNGIFSGLIALGVIYNCAIIILAERARDLATLRVMGFRRHEVSLVLLGELAVITLLAIPVGLPIGYGLSYLTTLALDTETHRFPLVIERSTYSYSTVVVIAAASLSALYVRRMLNSLDLVAVLKVKE; from the coding sequence GTGAACCGGCTATTGATGGCGGATTTGAAACGAATGTGGCGGCAAGGTCTGGCGATCAGCATCTTGCTTGGCTGTGGCATTGCTCTGTTCGTGATGACCAACAGTTCGATGCTATCGCTGCAGCGGACTCGCGATCAATACTATCGCGATTATCGCTTTGCCGATCTGTTCACCGTATTGGTGCGTGCCCCCCATTCATTGGCCGAGCGTGTCAGAGACGTTCCCGGTGTTCAAGATGTTCAGTCGCGAATCGTTCGCGATGTACTGTTGGACATTCCCGACATGGTCGAACCTGCGTCATGTCGGTTGGTGTCCATCGACACTCGCGAAGCGACACCGATGAATGGGATCCATCTGTTGCTGGGTCGATTTCCACAGGACCAGGACCGCAGCGAAGTCATCGTCAGCGAACTGTTTGCGGCGGGCCACGGATTCCGTCCCGGCGACACGCTGAACTGCATCATGGGCGGGCGAAAGCAAACGCTGCGAATCGTGGGGATCGGCATGTCGCCCGAGTTCGTCTACGTGGTCCAACCGGGCATGCTGATCACGGACGACCGCCGCTTCGGCGTCGTCTGGATGCCACGCCGCCAGATGGAAGCCGCATTCAACATGGAAGGCGCGTTCAACCAATTGTCGATCCAACTGCAACCGCGTGGCAACGCCGACGAAGTGATCCTGCAAGTCGACCGCCTGACCAGACCGTACGGTGGCACGGGCGCGTACGATCGCGAAGACCAAATTTCGCACCGCCGCGTCGCCGACGAGATGGCGCAAATGAAAACGATGGCCTTCGTCACACCGGCAATCTTCCTGGCCGTTTCGGCGTTCCTGTGCAACATCGTCTTCACTCGATTGGTCAATCAACAAACCGAACAGATCGCGACGTTGCGGGCGTTCGGTTACCGCGCACGGGAAATCGGCTGGCACTACACCCAAATGGTAATGCTGCTGGTGTCGATCGCAACGCTGATCGGATGGGCCGTCGGTTGGCGGCTATCGTGGTGGATGACGTCCGAATACGTCAAATTCTTTCGTTTCCCCACCGTCGACAACCAATTTGCAGCGGGACACGCGTTGGCGGCCGTGGGGATCGGTGCGGGTGCCGCGATGATCGGAACGTTTGCGGCCATTCGCAAGGCAACTCGTCTGCAGCCCGCCGAAGCGATGCGACCGGCGGCACCGAAGGACTATCGCGGTCTGATTGCCGAACGAACGGGGTTGTCCAAACTGCTCTCGCCGGTCGGGCGGATGGTCGTCCGGCGGTTGGAAACCAATCGGCTGGCCACGACGCTAGCTGTGCTGGGCATGGGATTGGCCGTTGCCGTTTTGGTGCTGGGGTCGTACATGCAGAACACCATCGACTTTGTGATGCAGTTTCAGTTCCAGAAGTCGCAACATCAGGATGTCATGCTGACCTTTGTTGACACCATGTCGGAAAGTTCGATCCACGACGTGATGCACTTGCCGGGTGTGACCGCAGCCGAGCCCTACCGATCGGTGCCGGTTCGACTGCGCAACGGAGTTCGATCGCGCCGCGTCGGATTGATGGGCCTGGACGATCAACCGACGCTGTACCGAATCTTGGATGACCATGAACAGCCCGTTTCGTTTCCGGTCCGAGGGGGGCTGACCATTTCCGAAAAGATGGCTCAGTTGCTAGACGCACAACTTGGCGAAACCGTTTGGTTGGACATCCTTGACCGCACACAAGCCAGCCACCAAATCGAAATCGCGAAGGTGTTCCCGAACTTCACAGATCCGTCGGCGTACCTGAATCGATATCAGCTTCACCAACTGCTCGAAGAAAGCCAACAGTATTCCGGTGCCTTCCTATCGGTCGATTCGGATCAGATGATTGATTTTTACAGAGAGGTCAAACAGATGCCCAGCATTGCCGGGGTGGTCGACAAACATGCCGCCGAAGCTAGTTTTCGCGAAACCGTGGCTGGCAGCACTTCGCTGATGCGGATCGTCAATGGAATTTTCTCGGGACTGATCGCGTTGGGAGTGATCTACAACTGTGCGATCATCATTCTTGCCGAACGGGCACGAGACCTAGCGACGCTGCGGGTGATGGGTTTTCGACGCCACGAAGTGTCGTTGGTGCTGTTGGGCGAACTGGCGGTGATCACGCTGCTGGCGATTCCCGTTGGCCTGCCCATCGGCTATGGCTTGTCGTATCTGACCACCTTGGCGCTGGATACCGAAACCCACCGTTTCCCACTGGTGATTGAACGATCGACATATTCGTATTCGACGGTCGTGGTCATCGCGGCGGCCAGTTTGTCGGCACTGTATGTGCGACGGATGTTGAACTCGTTGGACTTGGTTGCTGTGCTGAAGGTGAAAGAATGA
- a CDS encoding universal stress protein, with translation MKILLPIDGSQAANDAVQFVKTLAQNRDVDVVAMTVSYNPAHYSMQPWVPEWTEQENKRTQSILDSAKQTLDGVCRSVTLVHGSGATVPTILEKAESLKANLIVMGAKGHSAVRRILLGSVSDSVATSAKCSVVVVRSKPDSGSDFKKIVLGFDQSIASREAVAELTEWKLPRDLEIDVVSVVMQPIVYAGEGYIDVPITVDPKQVDRLDEAAERMASQIADHFPHTNAKTPVATHVGDAIVTEAEESNAGLVIVGDTGHSLLGQWLLGSTSKYVLRHSPCSVWISRHHWTADEAAAEVDDVAAAN, from the coding sequence ATGAAGATTCTTTTGCCAATCGACGGCTCTCAGGCCGCCAACGATGCCGTTCAATTTGTGAAAACGCTGGCCCAAAACCGCGACGTTGATGTGGTCGCAATGACGGTTTCTTACAACCCAGCCCACTACTCGATGCAACCGTGGGTGCCGGAATGGACCGAACAAGAAAACAAGCGGACCCAATCGATTTTGGACAGCGCCAAGCAGACGTTGGATGGTGTTTGCCGATCGGTGACGCTGGTTCACGGTTCCGGCGCGACCGTGCCCACGATCTTAGAAAAGGCTGAATCGCTGAAAGCCAACTTGATCGTCATGGGTGCAAAGGGACATTCCGCGGTACGACGCATTCTACTGGGCAGCGTGTCCGACAGCGTTGCGACCAGCGCCAAGTGTTCCGTTGTCGTGGTGCGATCGAAGCCAGATTCGGGCAGCGATTTCAAAAAGATTGTGCTGGGATTCGACCAATCGATTGCCTCTCGCGAAGCCGTGGCAGAGTTGACCGAATGGAAACTACCGCGTGATCTTGAAATCGACGTTGTCAGCGTTGTGATGCAGCCCATCGTGTACGCCGGCGAAGGCTATATCGACGTACCGATCACGGTGGACCCCAAGCAGGTCGATCGCTTGGACGAGGCCGCCGAACGGATGGCCAGCCAAATTGCCGACCACTTTCCGCATACCAACGCCAAGACCCCTGTTGCCACTCACGTGGGCGACGCCATCGTGACCGAGGCAGAGGAATCCAACGCTGGCTTGGTGATCGTCGGTGACACCGGACACAGTCTGCTGGGACAATGGTTGCTAGGCAGCACGTCGAAATACGTGCTTCGCCACTCTCCGTGCAGCGTCTGGATCTCGCGACATCACTGGACCGCGGACGAAGCCGCCGCCGAAGTGGATGACGTTGCTGCGGCAAACTGA